A portion of the Candidatus Pristimantibacillus lignocellulolyticus genome contains these proteins:
- a CDS encoding alkaline phosphatase, whose protein sequence is MKKKVIKAVLASCLVFSTLSIHPVLAVDNQTSASAKSKNLIVLIGDGMGPAQVSAARNYLMYNKNINHLTLDSIYVGQATTYADRGEDGGTIVSGVVTDSASAGTAFATGNKTYNAGISVSNEDVSKPFASIIEAAEVAGKATGLVTTARITHATPAVYASHVRSRDNESAIASQYLESGVDVLFGGGSSFFLSKADGGKRTDKSIITDFEAKGYSYIDNASELQSLTATSGKALGLFSSSHIPYVLDRTAEIPTLAQMTTKALSILEQDEDGFTIMIEGGRIDHASHANDFPSTVQEVLDFDAAVKVALDYAKKDGNTSVVITADHETGGLSLSRDNIYEMNLDLWDKQVHSSEYMVSKLNAAVTIDDIKKIVKANTWITDLTDEEAKIILAGDGSSYGREGGYNQVISKRLLVGWSGHGHSAVDVGVWAYGPIVEQVSGQIDNTQIAKASAQIIEVDLTTTSATMQAKYLYPKFKITRDNEVLYPAKALAEALGAKVEWNAAAHLITITSGANVMKVETNKLEVNLNGTNTGLRGHLDNGKLYLSLASFNKLTGKNMTWDSLSERIVK, encoded by the coding sequence TTGAAAAAGAAAGTTATTAAAGCAGTGCTAGCAAGCTGCCTCGTATTCTCTACTTTATCCATTCATCCAGTTCTAGCAGTAGACAACCAAACATCTGCAAGTGCAAAGTCAAAAAATCTTATCGTATTAATTGGAGATGGGATGGGACCTGCACAAGTATCAGCAGCTCGAAATTATTTGATGTACAACAAGAATATCAATCATTTAACGCTTGATAGCATATATGTTGGTCAAGCCACTACATACGCAGACCGTGGTGAAGATGGTGGCACAATTGTATCTGGTGTCGTAACTGATTCTGCTTCAGCTGGAACTGCATTTGCAACAGGTAACAAAACCTATAATGCTGGAATTAGTGTTTCTAACGAAGATGTATCAAAACCATTCGCTTCTATTATCGAAGCAGCAGAAGTAGCCGGCAAAGCTACGGGACTTGTAACGACAGCTCGTATTACACACGCAACACCAGCGGTATATGCTTCACATGTTCGTAGTCGTGATAATGAGTCTGCTATTGCATCACAATATTTAGAAAGTGGTGTAGATGTGTTGTTCGGTGGTGGTAGCTCATTCTTCCTAAGTAAAGCTGACGGCGGTAAGCGAACAGACAAAAGTATCATTACTGATTTTGAAGCAAAGGGCTATTCCTATATAGATAACGCTTCGGAACTTCAATCATTAACAGCAACTAGTGGTAAAGCACTAGGTTTGTTCAGTAGCTCTCATATTCCTTATGTGCTAGATCGGACAGCTGAAATACCAACACTTGCTCAAATGACGACAAAAGCACTCAGCATTCTAGAGCAAGATGAAGATGGTTTTACCATAATGATTGAAGGAGGTCGTATTGACCATGCGTCGCATGCGAATGACTTCCCTTCAACTGTACAGGAAGTTCTTGATTTCGATGCAGCTGTAAAAGTAGCACTAGACTATGCCAAAAAAGATGGCAATACTTCAGTAGTAATTACAGCTGACCATGAGACGGGTGGTTTATCATTATCTCGCGATAATATTTATGAGATGAATCTAGATCTATGGGATAAGCAAGTTCATTCATCAGAGTATATGGTTAGTAAACTTAATGCTGCTGTAACTATTGATGATATCAAAAAGATTGTGAAAGCAAATACTTGGATTACTGATCTTACTGATGAGGAAGCGAAAATCATTCTTGCAGGAGATGGCTCTTCCTATGGAAGAGAAGGTGGGTATAACCAAGTAATTAGCAAAAGATTGCTAGTTGGTTGGAGCGGTCATGGTCATTCTGCAGTAGATGTTGGGGTATGGGCATATGGTCCAATCGTTGAACAAGTGAGTGGTCAGATCGATAATACGCAAATCGCGAAAGCTTCCGCGCAAATTATTGAGGTTGATCTTACGACTACATCTGCAACGATGCAAGCGAAATATTTATATCCTAAGTTCAAGATTACACGTGATAATGAAGTTTTATATCCAGCTAAAGCTCTTGCTGAGGCACTTGGTGCAAAAGTTGAATGGAATGCTGCTGCTCACTTAATTACTATTACAAGTGGTGCTAATGTTATGAAAGTAGAAACTAACAAACTTGAGGTTAATCTTAACGGCACTAATACAGGACTACGAGGTCATCTCGACAATGGTAAGCTATACTTGTCTCTAGCTTCATTTAATAAACTTACAGGTAAAAATATGACTTGGGACTCTTTATCTGAGCG
- a CDS encoding DoxX family membrane protein, with protein sequence MLKFWRENKIAAAIVAIVRIVLGYQWITSSWGKISGGEFTAAGYLQNVVTNPVAKGDEVLYPVYNAFIEHVALPNVGIIDFILPWGEFLVGVGLVLGVLTLPAAFFGLLMNFMFMFAGTVSTNPYMILLGFIVMLAAGNAGKFGGDFFVLPWLKQNVGVKLATRFKKG encoded by the coding sequence ATGTTAAAGTTTTGGAGAGAAAATAAAATCGCAGCCGCTATAGTGGCAATAGTAAGGATCGTATTGGGATACCAATGGATTACAAGTAGCTGGGGCAAAATATCTGGCGGAGAATTCACTGCAGCAGGATATCTACAAAACGTGGTAACGAATCCAGTTGCAAAAGGTGATGAAGTGCTATATCCCGTATATAACGCATTTATCGAGCATGTTGCATTACCGAATGTAGGTATTATCGATTTCATTCTACCTTGGGGCGAGTTTCTTGTAGGTGTCGGATTAGTTCTTGGTGTTCTAACTTTACCAGCCGCATTCTTTGGTCTACTAATGAACTTCATGTTCATGTTCGCTGGAACAGTTAGTACTAACCCTTATATGATTCTTCTTGGATTTATCGTAATGCTAGCTGCTGGTAACGCAGGTAAATTCGGTGGTGACTTCTTCGTACTTCCATGGTTGAAACAAAATGTTGGTGTTAAACTGGCAACACGCTTCAAAAAAGGTTAA
- a CDS encoding histidine kinase produces the protein MSNNRNRRQYFEHIDVLLSRLEEVMEDQELFERTKKSLAELIDVQFALGVSSIVAITDVRGKIQYVNDKFVEISKYSEKELIGRDHRIINSGHHPKAFFKELWSTIARGEVWTGEIKNRAKDGTYYWVNTTIVPFLDEFDQPYQYLAIRNEVTKLKDAQKDLKDMMVKVMEVQEEERKRISRELHDGIGQSLFSFMIQIDRMLADHEQLTELQQLRANVASMMQDVRSMAWQLRPSVLDDLGVEPAIKTYLDNYTEHFGIKVQLVGRLKQRMTSMKETVIYRIIQEGLTNIAKYADVDEAVVSFEDKSEQVLITISDQGVGFNYAELERTGVGLFSMEERANSVGGTLLVSSESGKGTRITLAMPK, from the coding sequence ATGAGCAATAATCGAAACCGTCGGCAATACTTTGAACATATAGATGTACTCCTTTCTCGCTTAGAAGAAGTGATGGAAGATCAAGAATTGTTTGAACGTACAAAGAAATCATTAGCTGAATTAATTGATGTGCAATTTGCATTAGGTGTATCTTCGATCGTTGCAATTACAGATGTGCGTGGCAAAATACAATACGTTAATGATAAGTTCGTAGAAATATCGAAATACTCGGAAAAAGAACTAATCGGTCGAGATCATCGTATTATTAATTCTGGTCATCATCCGAAAGCTTTTTTCAAAGAGTTATGGAGTACGATTGCTCGAGGAGAAGTATGGACAGGTGAGATTAAGAATCGTGCGAAAGACGGTACATACTATTGGGTAAATACGACGATTGTTCCATTTCTAGATGAATTTGATCAGCCATACCAATACTTAGCGATTCGTAATGAAGTAACTAAGCTTAAGGATGCACAAAAAGATCTTAAAGATATGATGGTAAAAGTGATGGAAGTTCAAGAGGAAGAGCGCAAACGAATTTCTAGAGAATTGCATGATGGTATCGGGCAGAGTCTATTTTCCTTCATGATTCAAATCGATAGAATGTTAGCGGACCATGAACAATTAACGGAACTTCAGCAACTGAGAGCTAATGTAGCTTCGATGATGCAAGATGTTCGTAGTATGGCATGGCAACTGCGTCCCTCTGTTCTTGATGATCTCGGTGTTGAACCAGCAATTAAAACCTATTTGGACAACTACACCGAACATTTTGGAATTAAAGTTCAATTAGTTGGTCGGTTGAAGCAGCGTATGACTTCTATGAAGGAAACGGTTATTTACCGAATTATTCAAGAGGGCTTAACTAACATTGCGAAATACGCAGATGTTGATGAGGCGGTCGTCTCTTTTGAAGATAAAAGTGAGCAAGTCTTAATTACCATTAGTGATCAAGGCGTAGGTTTCAATTATGCTGAGCTGGAGCGTACTGGAGTAGGTTTATTCAGTATGGAGGAGCGTGCCAACAGTGTTGGAGGTACACTTCTAGTATCTTCTGAATCAGGAAAAGGGACGCGAATAACACTTGCTATGCCGAAATAA
- a CDS encoding response regulator transcription factor, producing MIRLLICDDHAVVRSGLSMLLHGRYDIEVVGEASEGNEAIALASELLPNVILMDLSMPHGKDGMTASAELKKLLPQVNILILTMHDDEQYLFQAIKVGASGYILKNAPHDELVSAIQAVAKGEAYLYPSATKTLMSEFMNRQSIGTTDDTAYMNLSEREKEVLSWLAKGYANKEIAQNLFISVKTVEAHKSNIMEKLSLKTRPELIKFALQKGLLQFDEDEQ from the coding sequence ATGATTAGGCTTCTTATATGCGATGATCACGCAGTTGTTCGATCAGGTCTATCGATGCTATTACATGGTCGTTATGACATAGAGGTTGTAGGTGAAGCATCTGAGGGTAATGAAGCAATTGCTCTCGCAAGTGAGCTTTTACCTAATGTTATACTTATGGATTTAAGTATGCCGCATGGTAAGGATGGAATGACCGCGTCTGCAGAACTGAAAAAGCTACTGCCGCAAGTGAATATTCTTATTTTGACGATGCATGATGATGAGCAATATTTGTTCCAAGCGATTAAGGTTGGGGCTTCTGGATATATACTTAAAAATGCCCCTCATGATGAACTAGTTAGTGCAATTCAAGCTGTAGCGAAAGGTGAAGCTTATCTTTATCCTTCAGCTACAAAGACGTTAATGAGCGAATTTATGAATCGCCAAAGTATAGGGACAACAGATGATACAGCTTATATGAATCTTTCTGAACGTGAGAAGGAAGTGTTAAGTTGGCTTGCTAAAGGGTATGCGAACAAAGAAATAGCTCAAAATTTATTTATCAGTGTGAAGACGGTTGAAGCTCATAAAAGTAACATTATGGAGAAGCTTAGCTTGAAAACTAGACCAGAGTTGATTAAATTCGCTTTGCAAAAGGGGCTGCTACAATTTGATGAAGATGAGCAATAA
- a CDS encoding GAF domain-containing protein has translation MTPTQIFVEEQLQQLLMRTQSDLTAIGVLDRATRKIQWYSVYGSVSNRTQRIRQQINIGLTGEVLRTGRFLQTRATKQELFDLGESIMMTEKLLHAAAWPIIFNDLQIYGTIFIGKRNEGNYNTQQIEAGTEIVHDLANFCAQYFI, from the coding sequence ATGACTCCAACTCAAATTTTTGTGGAAGAACAACTACAACAATTGTTAATGCGCACACAAAGTGATCTAACCGCTATTGGAGTTTTAGATCGGGCAACTAGAAAGATCCAATGGTATTCCGTGTATGGCAGTGTAAGTAATCGTACGCAGCGCATTAGACAACAGATTAATATTGGTCTAACGGGTGAAGTACTCCGTACTGGACGGTTCTTACAAACACGTGCTACCAAGCAGGAACTATTTGATTTGGGCGAATCTATTATGATGACAGAGAAGCTTCTCCATGCAGCAGCATGGCCAATCATATTTAACGACCTGCAAATATACGGTACTATATTTATAGGTAAACGTAATGAAGGAAACTATAACACTCAGCAGATTGAAGCGGGAACAGAGATTGTACATGATCTTGCTAATTTCTGCGCTCAATACTTTATATAA
- a CDS encoding Crp/Fnr family transcriptional regulator, producing MSIYYDIEATKVKRPSSNHRPGSLSTVFTEEQLDILASVMHTKKYSAGTHLFWEGDEANAVYWILKGRIKLRKSTSDGKDLLLSILQPDDMIADIDAWDTTHRYTAETIDQVEVGIIPRLQLEMLMVKYGDFAYRYAMWMGLIQRKTESKLRDLLMGGKTGALASTLIRLCNSFGEKDANHIHIDIKLTNNELAELVGTTREGINRLLASMKKDGIVISEGTGYLKVTDIEALKEMAGCPICPTCPKEICRL from the coding sequence ATGAGTATTTATTACGATATAGAGGCAACTAAAGTAAAAAGACCGAGCAGCAATCATAGACCTGGTTCTCTAAGCACAGTGTTTACCGAAGAGCAACTCGATATTCTTGCTTCAGTTATGCATACCAAAAAATACTCTGCCGGCACACACCTATTCTGGGAAGGTGACGAAGCGAATGCAGTGTATTGGATTTTGAAAGGTCGCATTAAACTGCGTAAGTCTACTTCTGATGGCAAAGATCTTCTACTTTCTATTCTACAACCTGATGATATGATCGCCGACATTGATGCTTGGGATACAACCCATCGTTATACTGCGGAAACGATTGATCAAGTAGAAGTAGGGATTATCCCTAGATTGCAACTTGAGATGCTTATGGTCAAATACGGTGATTTTGCTTATCGTTATGCGATGTGGATGGGTCTTATCCAACGCAAGACCGAATCCAAGTTAAGAGATTTACTAATGGGTGGAAAAACTGGTGCACTTGCATCTACACTTATCCGTCTATGCAATAGCTTTGGTGAAAAGGATGCTAATCACATTCATATTGATATTAAATTAACAAACAATGAGCTGGCAGAGTTAGTGGGAACAACTAGAGAAGGTATTAATCGCTTGTTAGCTTCTATGAAAAAAGATGGTATCGTCATTAGTGAAGGAACTGGTTACCTAAAAGTTACAGATATTGAAGCTTTGAAAGAAATGGCAGGTTGTCCGATCTGTCCAACTTGTCCGAAAGAAATATGCAGATTATAA
- the adhE gene encoding bifunctional acetaldehyde-CoA/alcohol dehydrogenase, producing MAVRESKLQHFNKDDLHIQLCIERAGIAAQQFSTMGQEHIDEIVQRMALAGINRHMELAKLELDETNRGVFEDKIMKNMNATESIYHQLKYMKTVGEIENNQYEQYKVIAEPIGTIVSLITEVSPVATTLFQCLVAVKTRNPIIFVFQKEVTHCGIEAVQSVRDAAILTGAPAFCIQWVDQSTHAATLELMSHEDVALVISNGDDLLLKTAKQLGKSTLSVSYGNVPCYIERSADLKQAITDLILSKNFDNSMMFTSEQALLVDQHIYNQVVRMMKVLGCHFIDLDESTKLMNHIYSEQGNLNNNYIGKSAIEIAHAAELDIPEDTKLIIVPQQFVGASFPFSGVKACPILALYIVEDADMAITLSQQLIALAHGKHSAIIHSHNEQIIQKFSQRLSSNRVIVNAPSIQAAMSNQDREQLPFASFGYQSSTNHQRMNSELLHLKHVSNRNVDMQWFKIPPKLYFSAGATQYLTKMPDIHRIIIITDQRMEELGYVDKVQYFLRKRSDPVQIEIFTEVEHEPTIDIVMQGTDRMNAFQPDCIIALGGGSAIDAAKAMWLFYESPETNFDTIKMKFMNIRNRVYKYPHLGKRAKLVAIPTTSGTGSEVTSFATITDVSKGHSKYPLADYELTPDVAIIDSEYTASLSPKVIGDTGMDVLTHAIEAYVSIMANDFSDGLAIKAIQLVIENLEKSHAIADPVAREKMHNASTIAGMAFSNAFLGICHSLSHKFSAEFQLPHGRVNAILLPHIIRYNASRPTKFQNFSNYKHFQADVRYAEIARLAGLPAHSTTEGVNSLILCVRQLNRSLGIPESFEQCGISAVSFDSKVEYLAERAFEDQYTNYNPRLPLVSELSQLYRQAFYGEFL from the coding sequence ATGGCAGTAAGAGAGTCGAAACTCCAACATTTCAATAAAGATGATCTGCATATTCAACTATGTATTGAGCGCGCAGGCATAGCTGCCCAGCAATTTAGTACGATGGGCCAAGAACATATCGATGAAATTGTTCAACGTATGGCACTTGCAGGAATAAATCGACATATGGAACTTGCAAAGCTTGAGCTTGACGAGACCAACCGTGGTGTATTCGAAGATAAAATTATGAAGAATATGAATGCCACGGAGAGCATTTATCATCAATTGAAATATATGAAAACGGTTGGAGAAATCGAGAACAATCAGTATGAGCAATACAAAGTAATTGCTGAGCCAATCGGTACAATTGTTTCCTTAATTACCGAAGTCTCACCTGTTGCTACTACATTGTTTCAATGTTTAGTTGCGGTGAAAACGCGTAATCCGATTATCTTTGTTTTCCAAAAAGAAGTGACTCATTGTGGCATTGAAGCTGTTCAAAGTGTTCGCGATGCAGCAATCCTCACTGGGGCTCCAGCATTTTGCATTCAATGGGTTGATCAATCCACTCATGCAGCTACACTAGAATTAATGTCCCACGAAGATGTTGCATTAGTTATTTCCAATGGGGATGATCTATTATTGAAAACGGCTAAACAACTAGGAAAATCAACATTAAGTGTCTCTTATGGAAACGTTCCTTGCTATATTGAACGTTCTGCAGATTTGAAACAGGCTATTACAGATCTAATATTATCTAAAAATTTTGACAATAGTATGATGTTCACCTCTGAGCAAGCACTATTAGTAGATCAACATATATATAATCAAGTGGTACGTATGATGAAAGTGTTAGGATGTCACTTCATTGACTTAGACGAAAGTACTAAGCTAATGAATCACATCTATAGCGAGCAAGGTAATCTCAATAATAATTATATCGGCAAATCAGCAATAGAAATTGCCCATGCCGCTGAGTTAGACATACCTGAGGATACGAAACTAATCATTGTTCCACAACAATTTGTTGGTGCATCATTCCCTTTTTCAGGAGTAAAAGCTTGTCCGATTCTAGCACTGTACATTGTAGAAGATGCTGACATGGCAATTACGTTATCTCAGCAACTTATTGCATTAGCACATGGTAAACATTCGGCTATCATTCATAGCCATAATGAGCAAATCATTCAGAAATTCAGTCAGCGTTTATCTAGTAATCGGGTCATCGTCAATGCACCATCGATTCAAGCAGCAATGAGTAATCAAGATCGTGAACAGTTGCCATTCGCATCATTTGGTTATCAATCATCAACAAATCATCAGCGAATGAATAGTGAGCTACTTCACCTTAAACATGTCTCTAATCGAAATGTAGATATGCAATGGTTCAAAATACCACCTAAGTTGTATTTCTCAGCTGGCGCTACACAGTATTTGACGAAAATGCCTGATATTCATCGGATCATCATCATCACCGATCAGCGTATGGAAGAGCTAGGGTATGTAGATAAAGTCCAATACTTCCTACGCAAACGTAGTGATCCTGTGCAGATAGAGATTTTTACCGAAGTAGAACACGAGCCTACGATAGATATCGTAATGCAAGGTACTGATCGCATGAACGCTTTTCAACCAGATTGTATTATCGCGCTTGGTGGTGGTTCTGCTATCGATGCAGCCAAAGCGATGTGGTTATTCTATGAAAGCCCTGAAACAAACTTTGACACGATCAAAATGAAATTTATGAATATTCGTAATCGAGTATACAAATATCCACATCTTGGTAAGCGAGCTAAGCTAGTCGCTATTCCGACAACATCAGGTACCGGATCTGAAGTAACATCTTTTGCTACGATTACAGATGTGAGCAAAGGTCATTCCAAATATCCGTTAGCAGATTATGAATTAACACCTGATGTAGCAATTATCGATTCAGAATATACCGCTTCTCTCTCACCAAAAGTAATTGGAGATACCGGTATGGATGTTTTGACTCATGCTATAGAAGCTTATGTTTCCATCATGGCGAATGATTTTAGCGATGGTCTAGCTATTAAGGCTATTCAATTAGTCATTGAGAATCTAGAAAAATCGCATGCTATAGCAGATCCAGTTGCACGTGAAAAAATGCATAACGCATCAACCATTGCAGGGATGGCATTTTCTAATGCATTTCTTGGTATATGTCATAGCCTATCTCATAAATTCAGTGCGGAATTTCAATTGCCGCATGGTCGAGTCAATGCGATTCTGTTGCCTCATATTATTCGTTACAATGCTTCTCGGCCAACCAAGTTTCAAAATTTCTCAAACTATAAGCATTTCCAAGCTGATGTACGTTATGCAGAAATCGCTCGGTTAGCTGGATTACCTGCACATTCTACAACAGAAGGTGTGAATAGTTTAATTCTATGTGTTAGGCAGCTTAATCGTTCACTTGGTATACCTGAAAGCTTCGAGCAATGTGGCATCTCAGCAGTTTCATTTGACTCAAAAGTTGAATATCTTGCCGAGCGAGCATTCGAGGATCAGTACACGAATTATAATCCAAGACTCCCATTAGTATCTGAGCTTTCTCAACTATACCGTCAAGCTTTCTATGGTGAATTTCTATAA
- the pflB gene encoding formate C-acetyltransferase, protein MSTLDTVSGNVVAWRNFEEGQWTIGIDVRDFIVRNMTSYLGNEQFLAPATEATNKLWDRISQLSREEIARGGVWDVDTTTVSTITSHGAGYIDQDLEQIVGVQTDAPFKRSVQPFGGIKMVVDACKAYGYEIPQELIDVFTTIRKTHNQGVFDAYTPEMRLARKTGIITGLPDAYGRGRIIGDYRRVALYGVDHLIQCKLADKTLTDAAPMNEDTIREREEHSEQIRSLQELKEMAATYGYDISRPAENAKEAIQWLYFAYLAAIKEQNGAAMSLGRVSTFVDIYIERDLQEGKLTEQEAQQLVDHFVMKLRIVKFLRTPDYNELFSGDPTWVTESIGGITSEGIPMVTKSSYRILHTLYTLGPSPEPNLTVLWSNDLPDAFKKYCAKVSIETSSIQYENDDLMRPKFGDDYGIACCVSAMRIGKQMQFFGARANLAKALLYAINGGVDEKMNIAIVSAALPAIQSEVLDYEEVMQRYDHVLDWLAGLYINTLNVIHYMHDKYSYERLEFALHDREILRTMACGIAGLSVVTDSLSAIKFAKVYPIRNEQGIAVDFRTEGEYPQYGNNDDRVDQIAVDLVHRFMEKLRKHPTYRNAITTQSVLTITSNVVYGKKTGTTPDGRKAGEPFAPGANPMHGRDRKGALASLTSVAKLPYDDSLDGISNTFSIVGRALGKDEATQKNNLTSLLDTYMYQNAHHLNVNVFDRETLQDAMEHPELYPQLTVRVSGYAVNFIKLTKEQQLEVISRTFHGEM, encoded by the coding sequence ATGAGCACATTAGACACAGTATCAGGTAATGTAGTAGCATGGCGTAACTTTGAAGAGGGACAATGGACAATTGGTATCGATGTGAGAGATTTCATCGTGCGCAATATGACATCCTATCTAGGTAATGAGCAGTTTTTAGCTCCTGCAACTGAAGCCACTAACAAGCTTTGGGATCGAATTAGTCAACTATCTCGCGAAGAAATAGCACGCGGTGGCGTTTGGGATGTGGATACAACAACAGTATCTACCATTACTTCTCATGGAGCTGGATATATCGATCAAGACCTTGAACAAATCGTTGGGGTTCAAACGGATGCTCCATTCAAACGTTCAGTCCAACCATTCGGTGGTATTAAGATGGTCGTAGATGCATGCAAAGCCTATGGATATGAAATTCCACAAGAGCTTATCGATGTGTTCACTACTATTCGTAAAACGCATAACCAAGGTGTATTTGATGCATATACTCCTGAGATGAGACTTGCTCGTAAAACAGGTATTATTACTGGACTACCAGATGCATATGGTCGTGGTCGTATCATTGGTGATTATCGTCGCGTTGCATTGTATGGTGTTGATCATCTTATTCAATGTAAATTAGCAGACAAAACATTAACAGATGCTGCACCAATGAATGAAGACACAATTCGTGAACGTGAAGAGCATTCTGAACAAATTCGTTCCCTTCAAGAGTTGAAAGAAATGGCTGCCACTTATGGCTATGACATCTCTCGTCCTGCGGAAAATGCAAAAGAAGCGATTCAATGGTTATACTTCGCTTATCTTGCTGCCATTAAAGAGCAAAATGGCGCTGCAATGAGCTTAGGTCGTGTTTCTACATTTGTCGATATCTATATAGAACGTGATCTACAAGAAGGTAAATTAACTGAGCAAGAAGCACAACAACTTGTGGATCACTTCGTTATGAAATTACGTATCGTGAAATTCCTTCGTACACCTGATTACAATGAATTATTTAGTGGTGACCCAACTTGGGTAACAGAATCTATTGGTGGAATTACTAGTGAAGGTATTCCGATGGTTACGAAATCTTCTTATCGTATACTGCATACATTGTATACGCTTGGGCCATCTCCTGAACCGAACTTAACAGTGCTTTGGTCTAATGATCTACCAGATGCATTCAAAAAATATTGTGCAAAAGTATCCATTGAAACAAGTTCCATTCAGTATGAAAATGATGATCTCATGCGACCAAAATTCGGCGATGACTATGGCATTGCCTGCTGTGTATCTGCGATGCGAATCGGCAAGCAAATGCAATTTTTCGGTGCAAGAGCTAACTTAGCTAAAGCGTTGTTATATGCTATTAACGGCGGCGTTGACGAGAAAATGAACATCGCGATCGTTTCTGCAGCACTTCCAGCTATTCAATCCGAAGTGCTTGATTATGAAGAAGTCATGCAACGCTATGATCATGTACTAGATTGGCTTGCAGGACTATACATTAATACGTTGAATGTCATTCATTATATGCATGATAAATATAGCTATGAAAGATTAGAATTCGCGCTTCATGATCGCGAAATTCTACGCACGATGGCATGCGGTATTGCTGGTCTATCCGTCGTTACAGATAGCTTAAGCGCTATTAAATTCGCTAAAGTATATCCGATTCGTAATGAGCAAGGTATTGCTGTTGATTTCCGTACGGAAGGCGAATATCCTCAATACGGTAACAATGATGATCGCGTTGACCAAATAGCTGTAGATCTTGTTCATCGCTTTATGGAGAAACTAAGAAAGCATCCAACTTATCGCAATGCAATTACGACGCAGTCTGTGCTTACGATTACTTCTAATGTTGTATATGGTAAGAAAACTGGTACAACACCAGATGGCCGTAAAGCAGGTGAACCATTCGCACCAGGTGCTAACCCAATGCATGGTCGTGATCGTAAAGGAGCACTAGCATCTCTGACAAGTGTTGCAAAACTACCCTATGACGATTCACTTGATGGTATTTCTAACACATTCTCAATTGTCGGTCGTGCACTTGGTAAAGATGAAGCTACTCAGAAAAACAACTTAACTTCACTATTAGACACTTATATGTATCAAAATGCACATCATCTTAATGTGAACGTATTTGACCGGGAGACATTGCAAGATGCAATGGAACATCCAGAACTGTATCCTCAACTAACGGTTCGTGTATCTGGTTATGCAGTTAACTTTATTAAGCTGACGAAGGAGCAACAGCTTGAGGTCATTAGTCGTACGTTCCACGGAGAAATGTAA
- the pflA gene encoding pyruvate formate-lyase-activating protein yields MKGRIHSFETFGTVDGPGIRFVLFMQGCALRCQFCHNPDTWDMTTGKVMTVDEVIAEIEPYLAYYRSSGGGVTFSGGEPSLQAPFLAALGRELKRRHQLHITMDSSGFCEPSHLDSTRLLDVLDLILLDLKLVNEQKHKILTTQSNERILRMARHVTDYGTKLWIRHVVLPGITTDPDDVDALAHMVASMPTVEKIELLPYHEMGKFKWQSLGLDYELDHVRPPTGEQMASIKQQLESSLNIPVII; encoded by the coding sequence ATGAAAGGACGTATTCACTCCTTCGAAACGTTCGGAACTGTTGATGGTCCTGGCATTAGGTTCGTACTCTTCATGCAAGGTTGTGCACTTCGTTGTCAGTTCTGTCATAATCCAGATACATGGGATATGACAACTGGAAAAGTGATGACAGTAGATGAAGTCATTGCAGAAATCGAACCTTATCTCGCTTATTATCGTTCTTCTGGCGGCGGAGTCACTTTCTCAGGTGGCGAACCATCACTACAAGCTCCTTTTCTTGCAGCACTAGGTAGAGAATTAAAACGGAGACATCAGCTTCATATTACGATGGATTCATCTGGATTTTGCGAGCCATCTCATCTCGACTCAACGAGATTATTAGATGTTCTTGATCTAATCTTGCTTGATCTAAAATTAGTGAATGAACAGAAGCATAAGATACTAACAACTCAATCTAATGAGCGTATCTTAAGAATGGCTCGTCATGTAACTGATTATGGTACAAAATTATGGATTAGACATGTTGTTCTTCCAGGCATTACAACTGATCCAGATGATGTTGATGCACTTGCACATATGGTCGCTAGTATGCCTACTGTAGAAAAGATCGAGCTATTACCATATCATGAAATGGGTAAATTCAAGTGGCAAAGTCTTGGATTAGACTATGAGCTTGACCATGTTCGTCCTCCAACTGGGGAGCAAATGGCAAGCATCAAGCAACAACTTGAATCATCTTTGAACATTCCGGTTATTATCTAA